The proteins below are encoded in one region of Nilaparvata lugens isolate BPH chromosome X, ASM1435652v1, whole genome shotgun sequence:
- the LOC120354346 gene encoding histone H3.v1-like, whose translation MDIYWIHSRLDSLCWNHLWRIDNLSIICVSGTIEKMVLLFSKWGDYGETNLPSISPFDLKKDEDHVEDEEEETDMEENNEVEVEEEEEEEEEEEEEEEKEDEEEEEEEEEEEEEDDVVVRNTTIPILLTRRSINYLKGRGCEVIQQQ comes from the exons atggatat atattggATACATAGCAGATTAGATTCATTGTGCTGGAATCATCTGTGGAGAATAGACAATTTGTCGATCATCTGTGTATCTGGAACAATAGAGAAGATGGTACTCCTATTCTCAAAGTGGGGTGACTATGGTGAGACAAATTTACCATCAATCTCCCCATTTGATctgaagaaggatgaggatcatgtagaagatgaggaagaggaaactgatATGGAGGAGAACAATGAggtagaggtggaagaggaagaggaggaggaagaggaagaggaggaggaggaagagaaagaggatgaggaggaggaagaggaagaggaggaggaggaggaggaggatgatgtagTGGTGAGAAATACTACTATACCTATACTTTTGACTCGAAGGAGCATCAATTACCTGAAGGGAAGAGGTTGTGAGGTGATTCAACAACAATGA